In Zingiber officinale cultivar Zhangliang chromosome 1A, Zo_v1.1, whole genome shotgun sequence, the DNA window TCGTTCGCACCTCTCCACCTTCTCTTCTCATGATTCTCTCAGGTGatctcgccagttcttgaagcttcttggagcaaagtattgttgcacttccaaggtcaagagacgttccacacaaaaagaagaagctagctaaggttttcatttgtgtaaatcttgtaagagatTCTTTGTATtcacttcttcttttcttcttgttgtattgagagtttgtacaaggcttctccaccttcggtaatTACCGAGAATAAGTGTTTTCCATAGTGGAGaatgtgtcgtgtgtggatccttgtattagtcatctcttcttgaggtggataccaagtaaatccttgtgttagtgttGTAAGTGTTGCTTCAAGTTCTATCCGCTGCATATCATTATCATGAAGCAAGTCAACTCCCtttctagctacaaatcgaccctaataaAGATAAGCTTGGAATTGTTGATCTAGGTGTCTGTATAGATTCAAGTGTCAGTGTTTGATTTTTATGCTCTTCATTTTTGGTTGCATTAACTTGCTAATTGTTATGCTCTTTATTTTTGGTTGCATTAACTTGCTAATTGACCAGTTAAGTATTATCAAAAGTAAAGGATTAGAGCCCTGAGTAATAATGCAATGGTTAGATGTTTTAGTGGATAATCAAGGATCCAAAGTTTGAATCTCTTCTTCCAGTGAGAGCTGAATCAAATGAGTTACTCAAATCGAACAAATAGGTCCATTCAAAGTAGTCAAATTGGTCGAGCCAATCAAACTAAGCAAATAGATCAAGTTAATCAAGTCAATTAAGATGGCCGGTTAGATAGCTAGCTTGAGTAAACTACCTAAACTAGGCATGTTAAATAAATTGAGTAAGCCAAGCATCTTGGATGAGTTGACCAAGTAAGATGTGTCAAATTATATAAGTAAATGGAGTAGAACAATTAGACTAAAAGACATAGGGGAAAAAAAAAGCAAAATGCTCTTATTGGTGCCTACTTTTGCCCTTTCAAACTCTCACCACGGCACACGTCACACGTCACACGTCACAGTCCAAAATCATTACATTAGTTACCGTTTCTAAGAGATAATAATAATCAAAATGgaaagcaacttaatttcaagccCCAAACCGTTTTAGAAagatataatattataataataatgtTCTGTTTTTTTCATCGCCATAACCAAAATGGAAAGACAAATGGTCTCTAATTCAAACTAAACTGTGAAATTAAAAGATCAAGTGAGATAGTAACAGTTGACCACTCATGTTTCCGTTACACAAATATCAGGAATTAGAAGGCTGAGTAAGAAAGCAATAATAATAATTGGAAGAAAATATCAATTTATAACTATTAATATAATTTACAAGGGACGTGATTTATGAGTAATTCATCGTCtcgatttataaatattaataatatatatatatatcaccgtCCGACCGGGAGTGGTGCTCGTGGTCCTCAAGCACACGTAAACGGTGACATATCGGTGCCACGCGGCAACTCGACGCCAATACGTCACCGAGACGGGGCCATATATCCCCCGAGATAAAAAAGCGGTGCGTAGCGCCCACCCTTTTGGTTATATAAACCGTTTTCTTCCGGCCATATGCACCGTTTTCTTCTTGATATATAAGGAAATAGGAGATAATTAAACCGTTATATTTGTCCGCCCGCCCTTTATAAGGCCCCGTCCGCCACGCCAATCCCCCCTCCGCCTCTGGCCTCCGTTCCTTGTTTCTTGCTTCTTCATTTAGGGTGCACGTTAGGTTTCCGTCTTCTTCGGCCGTCGCTGTTCTAGGGCTACATATCCCTTGATTGTTTCAGAGTATCGGATACTGCTGGGGAGGAGGATTCCCGGCGGGGAAAGCTGTTTGAGAGATCCCTTTGTTTAAGCCTCCTTCTGAAGGGCCGGCGTGGGTATTCTGTGGTGGTTTGACGGAGCGCTAGGGTTTCACTTCTCTATATCAGAACCCGCCTGCTTCGTTTGAGGGGGTGGCCGGGGCTCCGGCCTCGGCGGGTTTCAAGCCCCCATTTCGAGATCGAAATCTGAAAATTAAGGTAGAGTTTTTTGTCTTTTGGTCTTGTGGCTGCGACGGCGAAGAAATGCCGGCTCTCGAGTGCGTAGACGCTGCAATTCCTCGTGGCTACGCCTTCGCGAGAGATGGCGCTCTTCCCGCGCCGAGGGCATTCCTTGGCGGCGCTCCGACGACCGAAGGCTGCGATACCTCTGACGACTTCTCTTCGCCTTGGTCCACCGCCCATTCCGCGGCCCTTTATCAGATCGAGGCATGGGGCGCGCCTTACTTCAGCGTCAACTCTGACGGCGACATCGCCGTGCGGCCGCATGGTACTGCCACCCTTCTCCACCAGGAGATCGACCTGATGAAGGTGGTTAAGAAGGCATCTGCCTCCACAACTGCTGGTGGACTGGGCCTCCGCCTTCCGCTCCTCGTCCGCCTTCCAGATGTCCTGAAGCACCGGCTCGAGTCCCTCCACGGCGCCTTCGACTCCGCCATCCAATCTAACGGATACCTTGCGCACTACCAGGGCGTCTACCCGGTCAAATGCAACCAGGATCGCTATGTCGTGGAGGATATCGCCGAGTTTGGGACTCCATTTCATTACGGCCTTGAGGCCGGATCCAAGGCGGAGCTCCTCCTCGCCATGACTTGCCTCACTCGTGGCAGCCCGGACGCTTTTCTCATCTGCAATGGATACAAGGACGAGGAATACATTGCCCTCGCGCTCATCGCCCGGAGCATGGACCTCAACACCGTGATCGTCCTGGAGCAGGAGGAGGAATTCGACACGGTTGTCGAGATCAGCCGAAGGCTCGGTGTCAGACCCGTCGTCGGCCTCCGAGCCAAGCTACGCACCAAGCACTCTGGTCATTTTGGATCCACCTCAGGAGAAAAGGGCAAGTTCGGGCTGACCACCATGGAAATCCTCTCCGTGGCCCGAAAGCTGCGGCGCCTGGAGATGCTCGATTGCCTGCAACTTTTACACTTCCACATCGGCTCGCAGATCCCTTCCACCTCGCTGCTTGCCGATGGCGTCGGCGAGGCCTCCCAAATCTACTGCGAGCTCGCAAGGCTTGGGGCCGAGATGCGCGTCATTGACATCGGTGGTGGCCTCGGCATCGACTACGACGGCTCTCGCTCCGGCGATTCGGACATTTCCGTGAGTTATGACCTCGAGGAGTACGCCTGCGCCGTGGTGCGGGCCGTGATGTTGGCATGCGACCGCAAGAATGTGCGCCATCCAATCATTTGCAGCGAGAGCGGCCGCGCGCTGGTGTCCCATCATTCCGTGGTCATCTTCGAAGCAGTCTCATCCAGCGCCATCGGAGCCGGTACTTTGCCTTTTGCTGGTGCCGATGTCTCGTTCCTCGCGGAGGAGCTCTCGGACGGCGCGCGTGCCGATTACAGCAATCTGATAGCAGCCGCATTTCGCGGAGACTACAAATCCTGTGCAGTTTATGCAGATCAGTTGAAGCGGACATACGTCGAACATTTCAAGGACGGGATTGTTGGTCTAGAACAATTGGCGGCGCTGGATGTCCTCTGCGATATCATCGCGAAGGAATTGGGCGAGGCTGATCCAGTGAAGACATACCATGTTAACTTGTCCATCTTCACCTCGATTCCAGATTTCTGGGGTATCGGGCAGGTCTTCCCCATCGTCCCAATCCATCATCTCGACCAGAGGCCGGGAGTGAAAGGCATTCTGTCCGACCTAACTTGCGATAGCGATGGGAAGGTGAACCAGTTCATCGGAGGGCAATCTACCCTTCCGCTACACGAACtcagtggcggcggcggcggataCTATTTGGGGATGTTCCTCGGAGGGGCTTATCAGGAGGCGCTCGGGGGTCTGCACAACCTGTTCGGGGGGCCGAGCGTTGTGCGCGTGTCGCAGAGCGATGGGCCGCACTGCTTCGCGGTGATGCTGGCGGTGCCCGGCTCGTCTTGCGCGGACGTCCTGCGAGCGATGCAGCATGAGCCCGACGTGATGTTGGAGGCGCTCAAGCACCGCGCAGCCGAGTGCGGGGTGGAGGGCGGCGACGCCATTATGCGCGTTCTCCATTCGATGCCGTACCTCATCTGCGGGGACGGTGGTGGCGTGGTCACAGGGGACGCTACGAGCAGCGACTCGGACGGGTGCTGCGGCGTTGGTATGGAGGAGGAAGACGAGTACTGAGCTGCTGAAGGTGATTCTGCCGTATGTACGTTCAAATGTTGGTAGTGGGCAATGAGCGTGTTAGATCCGCATCTACTTTTGGCGATGGGATCTGGCCGCTCACGTGAGTCGTCGGTCTAATCTCAGTTTGTTTGCAATTCAGTTGAGTTCCAATTTACTAGTTGTGGTCTTCTGCACTGGTGAACTTTATTTATAACAAATTTCTTTGTATTTTATTGTAGGGTAATGCTAAATGACCAGAATCTGGTCAGCTAGAATCAATATATACAAGTGTATACATGGGTATTTTGATAATATCATCTGTGtacattaattacatgcatgcaTTTTAATTGGAGCATAGGTAATTCTAGCTGGTCAGATTCTGGCCAACAAGAATTACCGTTTATTATTTAGGGTAATGCTAAATGACCAGAATCTGGCCAACTAGAATCAATACATGCAAGTGTACACATGGGTATTTTGATAATATCATCTGTGTACATTGTATAACGTTTTTATATTGGAGGGTGATATCTAATCCGTACTATTTCCGATGATCTCGGGAAATCTGTGACGGCTGAAAATGATTTCTTTGTCTTCGAAGTATTAATGTTCGGTTGGATACGGTCGGTTTGTAGGATTGTTATTGTAATTGACCGTGTTTATTTTAAGGTGGCGGTTTGTATTATTGGAATTGGAATTGGAATTGGAATGTATTTAATAGTAGATTGGAATAGATATTTTAATATAGTGTTGGGTTAGTTTGATATTATGTAATGAGAataattaaaatttcataaatgTCCTTGAAGACCACCATTCATCCATATCCTCCCTTATCAAAAAATACCCTTTCCGTTCATGTCCTCTTGGACTATTTTAACGCTGAGAAACTTCACAAGATTATCAATGTCACGACCTTAATCGCCATGTACCAAGCCACCAGAATCGTGCCTGACTTCTCCAGCTTCATCAATGTCACCGACTTCAAAGGGGGCAAAGTGGGGTTCACCGCCATTGACAACAACGACAACACCATTGATGCCACATTTGTTAGATATGTGGAAGAACATTTCCATTATTTAGATCACGGAGGCACCTACCATCGCGCCTTCCAAGGAAAATATCAAGGACGTAATGTCGGCCCACTGATGTAAAGTATCTATTGATATTCTATAGGCTTCTCTGATAGAGATCTTTGAGGACAATCTCCAAAGCAAGTGAATGATACTTTGCCCAGCCGATGACACGATGAAAAGGTTCTTgcccaaatttaaaaatttaacggCGGACAATCAGCTGCCCCTTCTTCTATTTCACTCCTTTCATATTTTCTAGTCTTTGTCCATGATGAAATCCGGTAATGGACCGACTAGTACATTAGCCACTGATGGAGGTAAAAAATTCAACCTGAGCAATCAAATCTCGACCAAATTATGACATTGAAGACCACCATTAACACAACGAATATATTGACGAATCTAATTGGTTGGAAGCTGAAAGAACTTTACTTTTGTAATGGGATATCAAACTCGAGGGAGGGATGAGTTTTATCTACTCCCAAAAATTTagatttcatttcaatatttcattctcattcccattAACCAAACACAACAAAAAAGAATCATTCTAAGTCTTCATTCTCATACCTCTAAACCAAACGTCACTTAAATTCTCAGTttacttattaaaaaaattaagagtaaaaataaaaaatgcccGCGTGACTTCGTTGTAAAAGAGAATTGGTATAATATTTTTCTAGATGTAGCCCAAGATAATTTGATTGGGTCATCGTCATACAAGAACCTTGTACACAATAATAAGATCCCATTGAGCCTTGACCTTTTCTATCTACATGACCATAGTGATTCCAGGACAACGAGGAATTTTGGTGGAGTATCTGCTCCGACCTCAATCTTTGAAGCAAAATCGACCTCGGTGAGGCTACCCGCTAGAAAGCGACGTCGAGCTAATGATCAAGTAGCACCAATAGCATGAACCAATATCTGTTGCCCCTAGCACAATGGCCTACTCATACGGCTAGCTAATGGACGATGCCTCACTCGTGTGATCATCCATGTAGCTTGCTTAGGGCTTGCATTGCGATCTAAGTGGATCTTTCATCTTCACGGATATACAAGGCTTTACAAAGGTAAGTGAAGGTATAATTTTCTTCTCTTACACAAAGGCAAACTCTCTTTGTCTTCTCCACATTTTTTCGCTCTCTCATGTGCACACACAAGGCTCCCACTTCAGCCCATCGCTGACTTGACCGTCGAAGGGGTGACACCAATAATGCCGACTCTTGACTAACATGCTTTGAATCATTGGATCCAAACAATGAACACACTGAAGGACCCACGCCACCGCAACTCCGAAGGAAAAGGGAGAGGAGGATCATGAGTAGGTGAAAAGGACATCATCAAATTTATGTCGTATGTAGGAAGATATACAAAAGATTACGAGGGGGCATTAACCTAAGGAATCTATGGCAAAACCTGACTTACCTAAGCAATGCAGCAAGCAAGTATATACTATGTGCGAGGAGGACCCCTCTATGGTGGATCAAGGAATTGAAATCATCAAAGTTGTTCCTTTTTACCCCGAGCAGACCACTTTCTCTAAAGATCTCTCACCCGAAAAGAAAGAatccttaattaattagttaTCTGATGGGGAATCAAGATATTTTTGCTTGGTCCCCAGAAGATCTGATAAGAGTATGAACTGAGATAATGGAACATTATTTCCTTATCAAGTCGGATGCCTCCTAGTTAAGTAGAAAAAGATGTCACTTCGGGCCAAAAAAAGATGAGGTCATATGTGAAGAAGTGCATAAGTTGCTAAAAGTTGGACATGTGCGGGAGGTACAATACTCGACCTAGTTATCACATATAGTATTAGTACCCAAGTCATCTGTGAAATGGTGCATATGTGTCGACTTTTGAGATCTGAATAAGGTTTGTCCTAAAAATTGTTATTCTTTGTCACGTATCGACCAGTTGGTAGACTCCACCGTAGTCCGTAGGTCATCAGTTCATATTCATGATGGATGCCTATCAAGGGTATTGATGTGTCTCGTAATCCATGCCCTAGCAAATATTGTAGACCTGTCATGCCCCAGGTAGTCCATAccaaaagaaatttcggcagcatctcccctgtatggatgataatatgaaacttcctacaatgccctcagggctaCATATAACTCAGCCAACACGATCGGAATAATACAATaaagaaaataagcaagcacccacgcagtttaataataataaccaaactaaagcaacgataaggaaatcatctcaaatatcctactcaactatactcataaaacttaaatcttatatcctactcaactacacccataaaactcaaatcaccagTATACATCCAAATGAAAATCCATCAATAATAAGGAatcatacaagatccaagtgccaaaaggtacaagtctgaaaacatagatgataatataataagaaaaccaaGGAGAAGATCCAAAACAGAAATCTTCGCAATCTGGAGGGgaaactagcgactggaactcctccggacagcctcaacttgAAATGGTAATAacggggggtgagtccaacactcagcggatacctagttgacatgcataataaataataaccagtagtaataaatatgcgtacagtctccagaAGTAATAAAACAATGCAAAACTGAAGATAAGGGAGCAGTTGTACTCACCGGGACCTCCTATTaggataacaaggtcgtcagaccgaaaatacatgtccctgtatgcatgtcaatcatatgcatccatccaatatgcaacaaacaaattgcagcaaacacaagtaataaatgcatcatgcatatgatgccaatgacatgtcctagtcacccctgacgctagtcagctaTCTTACACAcgatagtgagaccgagtgggtagggctgtgacaactgtgcactctgtcatcactgctcctgatgactgaccgagtggacgggatactgtcagagtatacctatcctcctaccccaaatcataagtgggggagcgcaatgctctcatctccctgagacaatccagaggagggatctctgccggctaccacgctgcgttacactacccatgagcggaccaacggagccaaacagagtaacctactgcaacacaccttgcctgaataaaaaccactaacccatgagtggttgtgtgtgcagatccatgtaactgcgatgtgctcgacaataatggagtagactatcgcacaacatgcaatcatgcgagatggtgcatgtcactaagcatacaaatcctgactatatctacctccataaaatatgtaccaaaaataaatggatcaaataaacAGATCTAAGTACACAGGTCATATATGGTAAATGACTAGTCCGATATATCatatggcatggtatgtcactacctct includes these proteins:
- the LOC122038364 gene encoding arginine decarboxylase-like yields the protein MPALECVDAAIPRGYAFARDGALPAPRAFLGGAPTTEGCDTSDDFSSPWSTAHSAALYQIEAWGAPYFSVNSDGDIAVRPHGTATLLHQEIDLMKVVKKASASTTAGGLGLRLPLLVRLPDVLKHRLESLHGAFDSAIQSNGYLAHYQGVYPVKCNQDRYVVEDIAEFGTPFHYGLEAGSKAELLLAMTCLTRGSPDAFLICNGYKDEEYIALALIARSMDLNTVIVLEQEEEFDTVVEISRRLGVRPVVGLRAKLRTKHSGHFGSTSGEKGKFGLTTMEILSVARKLRRLEMLDCLQLLHFHIGSQIPSTSLLADGVGEASQIYCELARLGAEMRVIDIGGGLGIDYDGSRSGDSDISVSYDLEEYACAVVRAVMLACDRKNVRHPIICSESGRALVSHHSVVIFEAVSSSAIGAGTLPFAGADVSFLAEELSDGARADYSNLIAAAFRGDYKSCAVYADQLKRTYVEHFKDGIVGLEQLAALDVLCDIIAKELGEADPVKTYHVNLSIFTSIPDFWGIGQVFPIVPIHHLDQRPGVKGILSDLTCDSDGKVNQFIGGQSTLPLHELSGGGGGYYLGMFLGGAYQEALGGLHNLFGGPSVVRVSQSDGPHCFAVMLAVPGSSCADVLRAMQHEPDVMLEALKHRAAECGVEGGDAIMRVLHSMPYLICGDGGGVVTGDATSSDSDGCCGVGMEEEDEY